From the genome of Leptolyngbya sp. CCY15150, one region includes:
- a CDS encoding ParB/RepB/Spo0J family partition protein, giving the protein MIDPSLSIDTSLPDTSLEGDRHIIALGQLLTSEDQPRKHFNPQKMQELTESVKTHGILEPLIVRPIDDNLYELVAGERRYRAAQAAGLHEVPVVVRALTREEALQLALVENLQREDLNVVEETESLIMLLSLRLNQPVKDIPSLLHRLAKSSDNVVGTADEYVLEQIQAIFQSIGTLSWTSFATHRLPLLNLPPHLLEALRSGQIAYTKARAIAKLKETKRQQNLLKDAIRGDLSLRDIQSRIESLADVPQESTLPEPVYAPSLDQRCADLSRQLRRKKAWQNDSKRKRVEKLIAELEAILMNDDEP; this is encoded by the coding sequence ATGATAGACCCCAGCCTATCGATTGATACATCCCTTCCTGACACATCCCTTGAAGGCGATCGCCATATCATCGCCCTAGGGCAGCTCCTCACCAGTGAAGATCAACCTCGTAAACATTTCAACCCGCAGAAAATGCAGGAACTCACCGAGTCGGTGAAAACCCACGGGATCCTGGAGCCCTTAATTGTTCGTCCCATTGACGACAACTTATACGAACTAGTTGCAGGAGAACGCCGCTACCGGGCAGCGCAAGCCGCCGGTCTGCACGAGGTTCCTGTCGTTGTGCGAGCCCTAACCCGCGAAGAGGCCCTGCAGCTAGCGCTCGTCGAGAACCTCCAGCGGGAAGACTTGAATGTGGTAGAAGAGACCGAAAGCTTGATTATGTTGCTGTCATTGCGGCTCAATCAACCGGTCAAAGATATCCCATCCCTCTTACATCGCCTTGCCAAATCTTCCGACAACGTTGTCGGAACAGCCGATGAATATGTTCTCGAACAAATTCAGGCTATCTTTCAAAGCATTGGAACCCTCTCGTGGACATCGTTTGCGACCCATCGCTTGCCACTTCTCAACTTGCCACCTCACCTTTTAGAAGCCCTACGGTCAGGACAGATTGCCTACACCAAAGCCAGGGCGATCGCTAAATTGAAGGAAACCAAGCGGCAGCAGAACCTACTCAAAGACGCTATTCGAGGGGATCTATCCCTACGAGACATCCAGTCCCGTATCGAATCACTTGCAGACGTCCCCCAGGAGAGCACCCTTCCCGAACCGGTCTATGCTCCATCCTTGGATCAACGCTGTGCTGACCTCAGTCGCCAGTTGCGCCGTAAAAAGGCGTGGCAAAACGATAGTAAGCGGAAGCGAGTTGAAAAACTGATTGCAGAACTGGAAGCCATTCTCATGAACGATGATGAGCCTTAA
- a CDS encoding carbonic anhydrase family protein, with the protein MVVSILLPQGAIAWGHPVLPEWSYEGETHPDRWGDLSPAYALCAQGQNQSPIDVTAWVEGDRTPLEVDYAPTPLAIRNDGHTLQVYDQVGQHLRIQDQDYRLIQFHFHTPSEHQRAGRSAPMEVHLVHRNGAGDLAVVSILVEEGEANPLIQTLWEHSPKVGETYQEAAVQINAADLLPIDRTYLSYMGSLTTPPCSESVRWYLLEQAITMSAEQLLRFQQLYPHNARPIRPLNQRIVELHQG; encoded by the coding sequence ATGGTCGTGAGCATTCTGCTGCCCCAAGGGGCGATCGCTTGGGGTCATCCTGTCCTACCCGAGTGGAGCTATGAAGGCGAAACCCATCCTGACCGCTGGGGAGATCTTAGCCCTGCCTATGCGCTCTGTGCCCAAGGGCAGAACCAGTCTCCCATTGATGTCACAGCTTGGGTAGAGGGCGATCGCACCCCCCTTGAGGTTGACTATGCCCCAACGCCGTTAGCCATCCGCAATGATGGTCATACGCTCCAGGTCTATGATCAGGTCGGGCAACATCTTCGTATCCAAGACCAAGACTATCGGCTGATTCAGTTTCATTTCCATACCCCCAGTGAACATCAGCGGGCCGGACGGTCTGCCCCCATGGAGGTGCATTTGGTGCATCGCAATGGGGCGGGCGATCTAGCCGTAGTGAGCATCTTGGTAGAAGAGGGCGAGGCCAATCCTCTGATTCAAACTCTTTGGGAGCACAGCCCTAAGGTGGGAGAGACCTATCAAGAGGCAGCGGTGCAGATCAATGCAGCGGATTTACTGCCGATTGACCGCACCTATCTTAGCTACATGGGATCCTTGACAACGCCCCCCTGTAGTGAATCCGTGCGCTGGTACCTTTTGGAACAAGCAATCACCATGTCGGCAGAGCAACTCCTAAGGTTTCAGCAACTCTACCCTCACAATGCCCGCCCCATACGACCGCTCAATCAACGGATCGTGGAGTTGCATCAGGGTTAA
- a CDS encoding amino acid adenylation domain-containing protein, translating into MSNPSDHVEEKVGAIALMMALLHHSTQQPHIELDVYLSTALLDDAVSLAVTLTADTTAHTLQQTVLQQLTAAAAPQRSTSANVVLTLVSNRQEDWEAIASSHAEASVQPPDLHWILDPSGADWQGTVVYNANLFQAATIERMVGHLKQLAQGMNEESDRPITTLSMLTPAELQQQVVDWSSPRVAYPPVPIFHAIETHAVQQPDAIALRYNDQTLTYSAFNQRANQLAHYLADLGVTPGVRVATCFEASLEALIGILAIFKAGGIYVPMDPSHPSDRLISILDETQPPILLTQAHLLPVLPAIAPPVLCLDRDWGKVESYPADNPNCSVDLQQTAYIIYTSGTTGKPKGVMASHANLVNYIWSAHYTYGFSAADIMPAMARFTFSITMFELWSPLVAGGQLQLLERDHIFDFKRMVQLLQSITIIHMSPSLLRRLLAYIQEQGFDAQAFQNLRHVSSGGDMVSADLLATMRSVFPHAEIYVIYGCSEVSCMGCTYFVPMEPPITKSRVGKPFPNVSVRLYDSHWNLVPVGMVGEIHFGGEGITQGYLNRDELTQEKFVVIDGQRFYRTGDLGRFDPDGNLEILGRSDFQIKLRGIRIEPGEIEVTLRQAPGVRDAVVAAHELRQSEKSLIGYLILESDYSPELIADIRQFLQSKLPDYMVPSGFMILDALPLNINQKVDRKALPIPTLQDLAGAKPLVAPRNETEQKLLEIWESVLGLHPIGVQDSFFDIGGDSLQSIELMEAIDRTFGRTLPLSTLLTEATIEDMAAVLQQDKVSDIHESLVVLKKGGSKPPIFFVHDGEGETLLYRNLALKLHPDHPVYGIQPYSRDRFPILHTRLTEIAEYYTAKILSVQPEGPYYLSGLCIGGFIGFEIARLLLQQGKTVAMVALIDTADVKAQLRPGLVTSNRLDRLSKSMGDKKKQPIYQRIPALAMMVAKKATNVLMYETTSRIERKRSHLQMRLLRLYLDRQWPLPSFLQGISVRVALKFAEKEYVPAEPYPGDVLLFLATEKSPAFDGTQIDDTPYTELYSDPLLGWRDRVDEVRLYPVPGGHSSMLQDPNVQTIAQIMQTYMDETQGDSFEQATGLEMEMSER; encoded by the coding sequence TTGTCTAATCCAAGTGATCACGTTGAGGAGAAAGTTGGAGCGATCGCTTTGATGATGGCGTTGCTTCACCATTCGACCCAACAGCCTCATATTGAGCTGGATGTCTACCTATCGACGGCCCTGCTGGATGATGCGGTATCTTTAGCGGTGACGCTCACAGCCGACACCACCGCCCATACGCTTCAGCAAACTGTGCTCCAGCAATTAACGGCGGCGGCTGCTCCCCAGCGGTCAACCTCAGCTAATGTGGTGTTGACCCTAGTATCGAATCGGCAGGAGGATTGGGAGGCGATCGCCTCCAGCCATGCCGAGGCCTCTGTTCAGCCACCTGACCTTCATTGGATTCTGGATCCCTCAGGGGCCGACTGGCAGGGCACGGTGGTGTACAATGCTAATCTTTTCCAAGCCGCCACGATTGAGCGCATGGTGGGCCATCTCAAGCAGCTAGCCCAGGGCATGAACGAGGAGAGCGATCGCCCCATCACAACACTCTCCATGTTAACGCCGGCAGAGCTGCAGCAACAGGTCGTGGACTGGAGCAGTCCGCGCGTAGCCTATCCGCCAGTGCCCATTTTCCACGCCATTGAAACCCATGCCGTTCAGCAGCCAGATGCGATCGCCCTGCGCTATAACGACCAAACGCTGACCTACAGTGCTTTCAATCAACGGGCCAACCAGCTTGCCCACTATTTAGCTGATCTAGGGGTTACTCCTGGGGTGCGGGTTGCCACCTGCTTTGAGGCATCCTTGGAGGCCTTAATTGGCATTCTCGCCATCTTTAAGGCGGGTGGGATTTATGTACCCATGGATCCTAGCCATCCAAGCGATCGCCTGATTAGCATCCTTGATGAAACCCAGCCTCCCATTCTGCTCACCCAAGCACACCTGCTCCCAGTTCTGCCAGCGATCGCCCCACCCGTTCTCTGTCTTGATCGAGATTGGGGTAAGGTAGAATCTTATCCGGCTGATAATCCTAACTGCTCTGTTGACCTACAGCAAACGGCTTATATTATTTATACATCTGGCACGACAGGTAAACCCAAGGGCGTCATGGCTAGCCATGCTAACCTTGTGAACTACATCTGGTCGGCTCACTATACCTATGGCTTTAGTGCGGCGGATATCATGCCTGCTATGGCTCGGTTTACCTTCAGTATCACCATGTTTGAACTGTGGTCTCCCTTGGTCGCAGGGGGGCAACTGCAACTGCTAGAGCGTGATCATATTTTTGATTTTAAGCGAATGGTGCAACTCTTGCAGTCGATCACCATCATTCACATGTCACCCAGCCTTCTGCGCCGCCTGCTTGCCTATATTCAGGAACAAGGGTTTGATGCGCAGGCTTTCCAAAATCTGCGCCATGTGTCCTCTGGTGGAGATATGGTATCTGCAGACCTGCTGGCTACGATGCGATCGGTATTTCCCCATGCTGAAATTTACGTGATCTATGGCTGTAGTGAAGTGAGCTGCATGGGCTGTACCTATTTTGTGCCGATGGAGCCTCCCATTACGAAAAGCCGAGTGGGTAAACCCTTTCCTAATGTGTCGGTGCGCCTCTATGATTCCCATTGGAACCTAGTTCCAGTAGGAATGGTGGGCGAAATTCACTTTGGTGGAGAAGGCATCACCCAAGGATATTTAAATCGGGATGAGTTAACCCAAGAAAAATTTGTTGTTATTGATGGTCAACGGTTTTATCGTACGGGTGATTTGGGGCGCTTTGATCCAGATGGCAACCTGGAAATCCTAGGACGATCTGATTTTCAGATTAAGTTGCGGGGGATCCGCATTGAGCCTGGAGAAATTGAAGTGACTCTGCGCCAAGCTCCTGGTGTACGTGATGCTGTGGTTGCAGCTCATGAACTACGACAGAGCGAAAAGAGCTTAATTGGTTACCTCATTTTAGAATCAGACTATTCTCCGGAACTGATTGCCGATATTCGTCAGTTTCTCCAGTCGAAATTACCCGACTACATGGTGCCATCAGGGTTTATGATCCTTGATGCTCTGCCGTTGAATATTAACCAAAAGGTTGATCGTAAGGCGTTACCTATTCCTACCCTGCAAGATTTAGCTGGCGCTAAGCCCCTAGTGGCTCCTCGTAATGAGACGGAACAGAAGCTTCTAGAGATCTGGGAATCAGTCCTAGGCTTACATCCCATCGGTGTTCAGGATAGCTTCTTTGATATTGGTGGCGATTCACTGCAGTCTATTGAATTGATGGAAGCGATCGATCGCACCTTTGGACGCACGCTGCCCCTGAGTACCTTGCTTACGGAGGCAACCATCGAAGATATGGCTGCCGTGCTGCAGCAGGATAAGGTATCTGATATCCATGAATCCTTAGTGGTGCTGAAGAAAGGCGGTTCCAAGCCACCGATCTTCTTCGTCCATGATGGAGAAGGTGAGACGCTGCTGTATCGAAACCTAGCTCTAAAACTGCATCCCGATCATCCGGTTTATGGTATCCAGCCCTACAGTCGCGATCGCTTTCCAATCCTTCATACCCGCTTGACGGAAATTGCAGAATACTACACTGCTAAGATCCTGAGTGTTCAGCCAGAGGGGCCATACTATCTCAGCGGTCTATGTATTGGCGGCTTTATAGGGTTTGAAATCGCTCGTTTATTGCTGCAGCAAGGGAAAACGGTGGCGATGGTGGCGCTCATTGATACGGCTGACGTAAAAGCACAGTTGCGTCCAGGATTGGTGACGAGCAATCGTCTGGATCGGTTATCTAAGTCTATGGGAGACAAGAAGAAACAGCCGATCTATCAACGCATTCCAGCTCTAGCGATGATGGTTGCTAAAAAGGCTACCAATGTTCTGATGTATGAGACCACGTCACGGATCGAAAGGAAGCGATCGCACCTGCAGATGCGACTGTTGCGGCTATATCTCGATCGCCAATGGCCTCTACCCTCTTTCTTGCAGGGGATTTCAGTACGGGTGGCGCTGAAGTTTGCTGAAAAAGAATATGTTCCCGCTGAACCTTATCCTGGCGATGTGTTGTTATTCCTAGCTACAGAGAAAAGCCCTGCTTTTGATGGTACACAGATTGACGACACTCCCTACACGGAGCTCTATAGCGATCCGCTGCTGGGATGGCGAGATCGGGTGGATGAGGTACGGCTGTATCCAGTTCCCGGTGGACATTCCAGTATGCTCCAAGATCCCAATGTTCAAACTATTGCTCAGATTATGCAGACCTATATGGATGAAACGCAGGGCGATAGCTTTGAACAGGCAACCGGACTTGAGATGGAAATGTCTGAAAGATAA
- a CDS encoding response regulator, whose protein sequence is MVRILVIEDEEILRSNIVDILEAEGFEVDQADNGRLGVQLAQSRSPDLVICDVMMPELDGHSVLSQLRQDPTTALASFIFLTAKATAADMRQGMNLGADDYLSKPFLRTELLEAIATRLSKRQSILKLQQQIEKLEQSNYLKDEFMSTASEELRGPLTNISMAVEMLRKSPNVQKMQRYIELMRSECTRELRLINNLFDLQRLEAGSRSLRPEVINLQQRLPTMIETYRQQAQTERQLLQFTLPPYISSMVTDVTDLEQILGELLDNACRYTSPRGKIVLEVSRSPMPVGLGEPPCFMTTFMVSNQAELAPEDVAHLTALFQDTEPATSNRRGLGLKLTHKLVKRLRGDLQVTSDAGWTFFVVQLPNYADPS, encoded by the coding sequence ATGGTTAGAATTTTGGTCATTGAAGATGAAGAAATTCTTCGCAGCAACATCGTTGACATTCTAGAGGCAGAAGGTTTTGAGGTCGATCAGGCAGACAATGGACGCTTGGGCGTTCAATTAGCTCAATCTCGATCACCCGACTTAGTCATTTGTGATGTCATGATGCCTGAACTAGATGGACATAGTGTATTATCTCAACTACGCCAAGACCCAACAACGGCTCTGGCGTCGTTTATTTTTCTAACAGCGAAAGCAACAGCCGCTGATATGCGCCAAGGGATGAATCTGGGCGCTGACGACTATCTGAGTAAGCCATTTTTACGAACGGAGCTTCTGGAGGCGATCGCTACACGCCTGAGCAAACGGCAGTCGATTCTGAAGCTGCAGCAGCAGATTGAGAAACTAGAGCAATCTAACTATCTCAAAGATGAGTTTATGAGTACGGCATCAGAGGAACTGCGAGGCCCGCTCACAAATATATCAATGGCTGTAGAAATGCTGCGCAAGTCTCCTAATGTGCAGAAAATGCAGCGCTACATTGAACTGATGCGCTCGGAATGTACACGTGAATTGAGGCTGATTAACAATCTCTTTGACCTCCAGCGCTTGGAAGCTGGGAGCCGCTCTCTCCGCCCAGAGGTGATCAATCTGCAGCAGCGTTTGCCCACTATGATTGAAACCTACCGTCAGCAGGCACAAACTGAACGCCAACTTCTTCAGTTCACGTTGCCACCCTATATTTCATCTATGGTGACAGATGTCACGGATTTAGAGCAAATTTTGGGTGAACTGCTCGATAACGCCTGTCGGTATACATCTCCCCGTGGCAAGATTGTTCTAGAGGTGTCGCGATCGCCCATGCCGGTCGGTTTGGGAGAGCCTCCCTGCTTTATGACGACGTTTATGGTCAGCAACCAAGCGGAGCTTGCGCCAGAGGATGTAGCTCACTTGACTGCTCTGTTTCAGGACACAGAACCGGCTACGAGTAACCGTCGAGGACTAGGGTTGAAGCTGACGCATAAGCTGGTGAAGCGTCTTAGGGGAGATCTGCAAGTCACCAGTGATGCGGGCTGGACATTTTTTGTGGTGCAACTGCCCAATTATGCTGATCCTAGCTGA
- a CDS encoding iron uptake porin — MHNHLLVRPTKLAVSLVIGLCSVSLSFLLPGLEQAAIADDLPLSDPQTGTLALDDLPTSESSPIPDLTLEAAVSEASPEAAIAPLSAAPLDESTSEPSVVPDLIAEESLSEVTLDATPEEAVIPDLNADDFSNLGDASSLSVVELDPAVLNGSMATVTSVNQLSDVQPTDWAYQALSSLIDRYGCIAGYPDGTFRGNVAMSRYEFAAGLNACLDGFAASLSPDDMGTVDQLVQDFSAELADIRSRVDDLEARLAVLEGAQFSTTTKLSGLAFFHFGSAGADGSVLAETSDPGAPLNIRPAARNSVTNRPIVSSIDEDPQFTFGYLLWLNLSTSFTGDDLLFTQLAVGNGDSPANLFVSSGLYNTYGVPFTDQSGGVNDNDFVVRELFYDFPVGDRIRVAVGPRINWYRYFDGNAYTFFLTGASSFNSSGGTQLNAVDRGAGAVVRWDINNQLALNVGYLGENTEFLPGAFFNTATDPNQGLFNASNTLTVGLTYSPSSRANIRFTYTRSYLLANAAIRDENGNITGFGVGGAVSEPIYGVADDGFGGSIDNASADTYSVNFDWGITDRFGIFSRYSYGSLYVDPLQAGRSDGSIDAQSFQAGLAFPDLGKDGALLTLSYLIPFSVLDGREFLASGGGDGGIQYEFEATYFYPLGNNISLAPTLYVINNPNNFDSNPTIWVGNLRMQYAF, encoded by the coding sequence ATGCACAATCACTTGCTGGTGCGACCCACGAAACTAGCGGTTTCGCTGGTTATCGGTCTATGCTCGGTTTCCCTAAGTTTTCTTCTGCCTGGTTTAGAGCAAGCAGCGATCGCCGACGATCTTCCCTTGAGTGATCCTCAAACAGGTACCTTAGCTCTGGATGACCTGCCTACCTCTGAATCCAGCCCGATCCCAGACTTAACGCTTGAGGCAGCGGTGTCTGAGGCTAGCCCAGAGGCAGCGATCGCTCCCCTCAGCGCAGCCCCCCTCGACGAATCAACCTCTGAACCTAGCGTAGTACCGGACTTAATAGCTGAAGAGTCCCTATCTGAGGTCACTCTAGACGCCACCCCCGAGGAGGCCGTAATCCCAGACCTTAACGCAGACGACTTCTCAAACCTTGGCGATGCGTCATCTCTGTCTGTGGTAGAACTAGACCCTGCCGTTCTCAATGGCAGCATGGCAACCGTTACATCGGTAAACCAGCTTTCCGATGTACAGCCCACCGACTGGGCTTACCAAGCGCTCTCCTCCTTGATTGATCGCTATGGCTGTATTGCCGGCTACCCAGACGGCACCTTTCGCGGCAATGTTGCCATGTCTCGCTATGAGTTTGCCGCAGGGCTCAATGCCTGCCTAGATGGCTTTGCCGCATCCCTATCTCCAGACGATATGGGTACGGTTGATCAACTAGTGCAGGACTTCAGCGCCGAGCTAGCGGATATTAGAAGTCGAGTAGACGATTTAGAAGCTCGTTTAGCGGTTTTAGAAGGCGCTCAGTTTTCCACAACCACGAAACTTAGTGGACTCGCCTTCTTCCACTTTGGATCTGCTGGTGCCGATGGCAGTGTTCTCGCAGAAACTAGTGACCCTGGTGCTCCCCTCAATATCCGTCCAGCCGCCCGCAACTCTGTCACCAATCGCCCTATTGTCAGCAGTATTGATGAGGATCCCCAATTCACCTTTGGATATCTTCTTTGGCTGAACCTATCGACCTCGTTTACTGGCGATGACTTGCTCTTTACCCAATTGGCCGTTGGCAATGGCGATTCCCCAGCCAACCTCTTTGTGTCATCTGGGCTGTACAACACCTATGGAGTGCCCTTTACGGATCAATCCGGTGGTGTCAACGATAACGATTTTGTGGTGCGGGAGCTGTTCTACGACTTCCCAGTGGGCGATCGCATTCGGGTAGCCGTTGGCCCTCGCATTAACTGGTATCGATATTTTGACGGCAACGCCTACACGTTTTTCCTCACGGGAGCCAGCAGCTTCAACTCTAGCGGCGGCACCCAGTTAAACGCCGTTGACCGGGGCGCTGGGGCAGTTGTGCGCTGGGATATCAACAATCAGCTTGCCCTTAATGTTGGGTACTTGGGCGAAAATACAGAATTTCTCCCCGGAGCCTTCTTCAACACCGCTACCGATCCAAACCAAGGGCTGTTCAACGCATCCAATACCCTCACCGTCGGACTCACCTACTCGCCGAGCAGCCGCGCCAATATCCGGTTTACCTACACTCGCTCCTACCTGCTGGCCAATGCGGCGATTCGGGACGAGAACGGCAATATCACTGGCTTCGGCGTAGGGGGTGCCGTCAGCGAACCGATCTATGGCGTAGCGGATGACGGCTTTGGTGGCTCCATTGACAATGCCTCAGCAGACACCTACAGCGTCAACTTTGACTGGGGCATCACCGACCGATTTGGGATCTTCAGCCGCTATAGTTATGGCTCTCTATACGTTGATCCCCTCCAAGCTGGTCGCAGCGACGGCAGCATTGACGCTCAGTCGTTCCAAGCAGGGTTGGCCTTTCCCGACCTTGGTAAAGATGGGGCTCTACTCACCCTGTCCTACTTGATTCCCTTTTCCGTCTTAGATGGACGGGAGTTTCTAGCCTCGGGCGGCGGTGATGGGGGAATTCAGTACGAATTTGAAGCGACCTACTTCTATCCCCTGGGCAACAATATTTCCCTAGCGCCCACCCTTTATGTGATCAACAATCCCAACAACTTTGACTCCAATCCAACCATCTGGGTTGGAAACCTACGGATGCAGTACGCATTCTAG
- the hpxO gene encoding FAD-dependent urate hydroxylase HpxO, with protein sequence MHDLNVVIIGAGIGGLTAGIALQQAGFTVEIYDRVRELRPAGAGISLWSNGVKVLNALGLGEQMAAIGGQMNRMQYRTKTGELLNDIDLLPLIETVGQRPYPVARRDLQAMLLKAFQGEVHLDHRCIAVEQDETQAIALFENGHRATGDLVIAADGVRSILRDYILGKTVEPKYGGYVNWNGLVPASEDLAPKTSWVIYVGDHQRASLMPVAGDRFYFFFDVPLPKGTPAEPDRYKSELATHFAGWAEPVQRLIEAFDPATVARPEIHDVGPIDAMVRGRVALLGDAAHATCPDLGQGGCQAMEDGWVLAQYLKTTNITVDYALQRYERDRKERTTAVVQKARQRAEMIHGKDPDLTQKWYQQLAEESPKDVTDAISKVILAGPMH encoded by the coding sequence GTGCACGACCTGAATGTGGTCATCATCGGGGCAGGCATTGGTGGACTGACAGCCGGTATTGCTTTGCAGCAAGCCGGGTTTACCGTAGAGATTTACGATCGCGTCCGAGAACTGCGGCCGGCGGGGGCAGGTATTTCCCTGTGGTCGAATGGTGTCAAGGTGCTGAATGCCCTGGGTTTGGGAGAACAGATGGCCGCCATTGGTGGGCAGATGAACCGGATGCAATATCGCACCAAAACGGGAGAGTTGCTGAACGATATTGACCTGTTGCCCTTAATTGAAACGGTGGGACAACGACCCTATCCGGTTGCTCGCCGAGACTTGCAAGCCATGTTGCTTAAGGCATTTCAGGGCGAGGTGCATCTAGACCATCGCTGTATTGCTGTAGAGCAGGACGAAACTCAAGCGATCGCTCTCTTTGAGAACGGACATCGAGCGACGGGAGACCTGGTGATTGCCGCTGATGGCGTGCGTTCAATTCTGCGGGACTATATTCTAGGCAAGACCGTCGAACCTAAGTATGGCGGCTATGTGAACTGGAATGGCTTGGTGCCTGCGTCTGAAGACTTGGCTCCGAAAACGAGCTGGGTCATTTATGTGGGCGATCATCAACGGGCTTCCCTGATGCCGGTGGCGGGCGATCGCTTCTATTTCTTTTTTGATGTTCCGTTACCTAAGGGAACGCCAGCGGAGCCAGATCGATACAAGTCTGAGCTGGCGACCCATTTTGCTGGCTGGGCAGAGCCGGTGCAGCGGTTGATTGAAGCCTTTGATCCGGCCACGGTGGCGCGGCCAGAAATTCATGATGTGGGCCCCATTGATGCCATGGTGCGAGGGCGGGTGGCGCTGTTGGGGGATGCCGCCCATGCCACCTGTCCAGACCTCGGGCAGGGCGGCTGCCAGGCGATGGAAGATGGCTGGGTGCTGGCTCAATATCTGAAAACCACCAACATTACCGTGGACTACGCCCTCCAGCGTTATGAGCGCGATCGCAAAGAGCGCACAACCGCCGTGGTGCAGAAGGCTCGGCAGCGTGCAGAAATGATTCACGGCAAAGATCCAGATCTGACCCAAAAGTGGTATCAGCAGCTAGCTGAAGAATCGCCTAAGGATGTGACGGACGCTATCTCGAAGGTGATCCTAGCGGGCCCGATGCACTAA
- a CDS encoding DUF6671 family protein produces the protein MADSRDWFAGRVAVLATMHHKEQAIAPLLESGLGVTVVVPPNFDTDSFGTFTGDIQRPANQLTTAQLKAAAALQQTGETLAIASEGSFGPHPQIPLVACDREMVVLLDRHHQLKLVGECLSTNTNYRQDTVHSPDAALTFAQSVGFPDHGLVVKVEETQTIVAKGITAPDELLAAVEVALGRSDRRLARLETDMRALYNPTRMAVIAQATDHLLQVISQSCPTCGSPGFAETKRWPGLPCSLCGTPTLMTLSIRYQCQKCQHQQDIPCPNSPPVADPSYCPYCNP, from the coding sequence ATGGCTGACTCGCGTGACTGGTTTGCTGGACGGGTAGCCGTGCTGGCTACCATGCACCACAAAGAACAGGCGATCGCCCCCCTTCTCGAATCCGGTCTGGGGGTGACTGTGGTGGTGCCCCCTAACTTTGACACCGATAGCTTTGGCACCTTTACGGGCGATATTCAACGACCAGCCAATCAACTCACCACGGCTCAGCTTAAAGCTGCTGCGGCCCTCCAGCAAACGGGAGAAACTTTGGCGATCGCTAGCGAAGGTAGCTTTGGGCCCCATCCGCAGATTCCCTTAGTGGCCTGCGATCGCGAAATGGTGGTGTTGCTTGATAGACACCATCAGCTCAAACTGGTCGGCGAGTGCCTCTCCACCAACACCAACTATCGCCAAGACACTGTCCATAGCCCAGATGCTGCCCTAACATTTGCCCAATCCGTAGGTTTTCCTGACCATGGTCTAGTCGTTAAGGTCGAGGAGACCCAGACCATTGTTGCCAAAGGCATCACTGCCCCCGACGAGCTATTGGCAGCAGTTGAAGTAGCCCTTGGGCGATCCGATCGCCGCCTAGCGCGCCTTGAAACCGATATGCGCGCCCTCTACAATCCTACCCGTATGGCAGTTATTGCCCAAGCAACAGACCATCTGTTACAGGTCATCTCTCAATCCTGTCCTACCTGTGGCAGTCCTGGCTTCGCCGAGACTAAGCGATGGCCTGGACTACCCTGTAGCCTATGCGGTACCCCTACACTCATGACCCTTTCCATTCGCTATCAGTGCCAGAAATGCCAGCACCAGCAAGATATCCCCTGTCCCAATTCACCGCCCGTTGCAGACCCTAGCTACTGTCCCTACTGTAATCCATAG
- a CDS encoding SAM-dependent methyltransferase, whose translation MAMTLSSIVPWGRSFQEYIDMFALSEQDLAGKILGCGDGPASFNSEVTRRGGYVISIDPIYEFATQDINNRIQETFDVILQQVQDNQDDYVWDRIPSVQALGETRMASMQMFLDDYDQGKSDRRYLPASLPEIPFEDSSFDLALCSHLLLLYGDRLSFEFHQQALQSMMRVAHDARIFPLVQLDGTRSPYLDALLEWYPSQGWIASVETVPYEFQRGGHEMLRLCRSR comes from the coding sequence ATGGCTATGACATTGTCCTCAATCGTGCCCTGGGGGCGATCATTTCAAGAGTATATTGATATGTTTGCCCTCTCAGAACAAGACTTAGCTGGCAAAATTTTAGGTTGTGGAGATGGGCCAGCCTCGTTTAACAGTGAGGTTACCCGTCGTGGCGGGTATGTGATCTCCATCGATCCTATCTACGAGTTTGCGACTCAAGACATCAACAATCGCATTCAAGAGACCTTTGATGTTATCCTCCAGCAAGTGCAGGATAATCAAGACGACTATGTTTGGGATAGGATTCCTTCCGTCCAAGCCTTGGGTGAGACTCGCATGGCATCCATGCAGATGTTTTTGGATGACTACGACCAGGGAAAGAGCGATCGCCGCTATCTGCCTGCTAGTTTACCTGAGATTCCGTTTGAGGACAGCAGCTTTGATCTAGCCCTCTGTTCGCATCTTTTGTTGCTGTATGGCGATCGCCTATCGTTTGAATTTCATCAACAGGCCCTGCAGTCTATGATGCGAGTTGCTCATGACGCGCGTATCTTTCCACTAGTACAGCTTGATGGAACCCGATCACCCTACCTGGATGCTTTGCTGGAATGGTACCCATCTCAAGGTTGGATAGCATCGGTTGAGACGGTGCCCTATGAGTTTCAGCGCGGTGGGCATGAAATGTTGAGGCTCTGCCGCAGTCGGTGA